A region of the Phaseolus vulgaris cultivar G19833 chromosome 11, P. vulgaris v2.0, whole genome shotgun sequence genome:
aacaatttaaaaaatgaaaaaaaaaacaattaaaataataataattttgaaaacatGTTTGCACAAGTCAAAAAAACTAAAATGGACTTtggaaacaattttaaaaaatattattaaaccaAAATCGCGTTTAAGCACAATTTTAATGAAAGGGTAAAAAGCAAAAACATAACTTCAGTCACAATttcaatgagaaaaaaaatggagaTTAGTAAAACTCATACTTAAAAACAcaagttttcttattttttaaaatcctgTTTTCAAAGACAAATTATCTAATTgcataactttttaaaattatccaTTTTCATAAAAGTCACccaaaattgtattattttagtaaaaatacCATTCCTCTATTGACATATTTAAAATCACACAAAGATAtgactttaaaaataattattgcaaaaaaataaacaatctTACCATACATAGTCTATgattaaacagtgtaaaaaaatatttatgcttGCCAACTTATTTAAACTAAAATcatatatcaaattaaaaagaaatatgtGTAGAAAAAcgcatttaaaattaaaaaaaaaattgcataaaaagctaactttttgtaaaatttcattacaaaattaactataaatttaaaaaataactaacatGTATATTCTCAATAGAAGTATAAGCTAAATGATTAAATCACTTTTAAAATGACattataatttaattgataaagcctaatttttgaaattgaagaggaaaaattaacataaaaagaTGTACAATATTAAGAATAGGATAGTTTTTATGAAATATATGTACAGGATTGAGAAGGTGGGAAAGTGGGTGTAAGTCAGAGCTTCCTGCGGGCACATCTTATGCTTTCCAATAGCAATATCAATAAACATTCTCTTAAAAAACAGATTTATCAACAAATAACCACACAGCAATTCCAAGTTACAATTTATGTGCTACTAGCCAACTTTTTAACCTTGCAAAATGCTTAATGGATTCCAAGAGTAGCAGAAAACCACATCAAATTGCAATTTGATGCTCATCTAACCTTTCTATAAGAGACATAGACAAACAAAAACCTGAAGCTGGGTTAAGAGTTAGGAGGATTACCTTGCACCATGGACTCAAAAAGGAGTGCATAACATCATGCCACTCATCATTCTTGATCAGAACAGTTATCTCCCTGAATTTTTGCACCACGGTGCGTTCTTCTCAATCTACTAAACCTTCTCAGACGAACACCAGAAGACCTACCCTTCGAAGCCTTACTTCTGTCTCTACCTGTCTGAACATTATCACCTCCAAATGAAGTTTTGGATCTGACTGCTTCTATTTCTCTTTTACAACTTTCTTTCCTTCTCTGCTCCTCATGCAACTTTTGTGTCTGTTGGTCGACACGACAAAGTCGACCAAAGTAGTACATGGGTTCAATATAGCATGACGAGGAAGCCACAATGCCCTTGAGTCTGGTTGGTTGAACAAGCTTTAGAAACTCTTCAATCTCCTCATAATTGGAGTGATCAGAGTAGGgaactgtgtacatgtactcGTGAATTTTCTCGGGTGATCCTATGTTTCTAATTTGGTCATCACTCTGGGCCTCGCTATTTGCACTCCATTTGCCTCTCTTATAACGACGTGTCAAAAAGGAACCAGAAAGAAACTCATTCTTTTGAAGGGATTTTTTAATCCACGGAAGACCCGATGGCAAGATCCCAATAGTTGGGCACATTCTATTCAGTGACTCTAGAGTTCCAATGCTAAAGCTATATTGAGGAACAGCTCTAACTCTAGTAAGAGACGTGTCCGTTGTAAAAATATCATAGAAACCAAGAAGATGCATAGTCCGCAACCGCTCTGGCCACACCCAAAtcttcaattgaaaaaaaaaaaaacacagtgAAAAACCAAACCATCGCTTAGAATGCTAACTCCAACAAGGAAAACAACAATAACAAccataaaagaaaacaacatttCCTGTGAACATATGCttcaattttaatatgatattcATAGTTGGGTCCATTAAGgtataaaattgataaaaaacaaaaaaacaaaaaaacaggCACAGATGCGGAGTTAACTACTTTTGCCATGGTTAACATCCAAAGTTTCAAAAAATAGTGGACAGTTGCAAGCACAATGCAATTGCAGCCTCATCAGCTGTTCCTGTGCACAATTTTCCGTAATAAAGAAAGTACTACAAAATTGCAACTGCATCTTTAAGTAAATACCAGGTGCTATAAAACATCAAGTTGAAATATCATTTAACAATATCTTAAGTAAATATTCACACGGAAGATTTCACGCAGAGAAATTGATTCTAAAAGACGCAAATTAAGTTTGACCTAAAACAATTGTTTCC
Encoded here:
- the LOC137831928 gene encoding uncharacterized protein → MEKGLISVDRWAKGSEAYFLSHLHSDHTNGLTSSWSHAPLFCSPVTAKLLPFKFYGFDLSLLRILHPDASHTLTLKSTVIHVTAIDACHCPGSIMLLFRGDFGCVLYTGDFRWEATCQRATNARHLLRNALHDVPVVDVVYLDNTYSNPIYDFPTRHVAAQKVIDIISSHPDHEVIIGINTLGKEDLLIEIARALQIKIWVWPERLRTMHLLGFYDIFTTDTSLTRVRAVPQYSFSIGTLESLNRMCPTIGILPSGLPWIKKSLQKNEFLSGSFLTRRYKRGKWSANSEAQSDDQIRNIGSPEKIHEYMYTVPYSDHSNYEEIEEFLKLVQPTRLKGIVASSSCYIEPMYYFGRLCRVDQQTQKLHEEQRRKESCKREIEAVRSKTSFGGDNVQTGRDRSKASKGRSSGVRLRRFSRLRRTHRGAKIQGDNCSDQE